In Podarcis raffonei isolate rPodRaf1 chromosome 8, rPodRaf1.pri, whole genome shotgun sequence, the genomic window CAGGAGAATGTGGCTAAAAACCAGTCAACAAAAAAGAGACTCATATAAGTAACTACCTGTTAGAAATAGGGACTGAGCACATTGGGCAATCAATTAATGTTCATCTTTAATTATCTAAATGTTGGCGTCTTTCCTACATCAATGTCCAGGCTTATATCCACCtaactcctactcagagtaggcccattgaaactaatggacaTATCTAAGGCAACGTTCACACTATACATTTttgagcagtcatggcttcccccgaagaattctgggagctgtggtttattacgggcgctgagagttgttaggagaccccatttgcctcccagagctacaattcctaggatTCCCtgcaaagagggattgattgttaatctactctgggaaccgtagctctgggaggggattaGGAGTAAGCAGTAATGCATCCTAATACCAACTGctaggaaccacaggaggggagagtgctcttttgcTCAGATCCTGGGATGGGTTTCTCACAagtcactatgagaacagggtgctggactagatgggccattggtctgacccagcaggctcttcttaagttcttaagtgcagtagtacctcgggttaagaacttaattcattctggaggtccgttcttaacctgaaactgttcttaacctgaggtaccactttagctaatggggcctcctgctgccaccgcactgctgctgcacaattcctgttctcattctgaagcaaagttctttttttttataggatatttattaagattttttaaagtattacaataaagtaaaaaagaagaagaaacagatagataacaaaaatacagaataaagaaaattaaaaacacataaattttcagttgcttattttcctttaacttgtttcccggacctcctcatacctcccttttttgtattccaccacaaattgttgattcagcaaatccttaccattatattattacctatttataatccttttttttcatattctcttaaagcattacagctggtaaccaattaatttcaatccaacatcattctaacattcattaattttacaatatttctgtagatagtctttaaatttcttccaatcttcttcccattctgaagcaaagttcttaacccgaggtactatttctgggttagctgagtctgtaacctgaagcgtctgtaacctgaagcatctgtaacccaaggtaccactgtataagaggaAGAGAATCTTTGGATGTCCTACAGCCACAAGCCTACACATATCCTTTAACTAGTTTGCAACCTCCAGGCATCATTTCTGGGCTGAAACTTGCCATATTAAACACTGCTGTCAACACTTTGAAAGAGAAGGGCTTGGGTCCCACATCCTTCATAAGTGATGAAGGCAAATTAGAACTGCTCTACAAAACTCTTACCTATAACGTTGACCGTAGCGTTACGAAACCATTTGTTTCTCCAATTGTAGTTTCCAACGGAAGCAACAACTCTTGCCCCGTACGTGCCACTGTCCTTTGTCTGGAGCTGAGTAATCACCAGGCTGCAGTCTCTTTTGCCCAAATTGCCTATGAACTTCACCCGGTCCTGAAAGGCAGGACTTACTGCCATTGCGTTGCCTTTCCTCCTTTTGGAACTGTCATACAACAGACTGCCATCATAGTCAAATGAACTGTTATCCCAAACAGGCTGGAAAAACCAAGCCACAGCTGTGGCACGGACCTTAGCAGAATGATGTGTTTCACTGATCTGGCATGGAATCACCACGCAGGAGCCTTTCCAAGCAACCAAAGTATCGGGGCTTATTCTTAGGGGGTAATCGCAATATATATAACCTGAAACGGGAAAGCGGATGTGAAAGGTTGGTTAGTTACTCACTTACTATGAAAATTTGCTTCCAGCTCCTTGATGTCACCCATAAACTGAATTTGTCTCCAAGAACTGAGAAATTAACCAATACCTCTTAATGTTTTTATCATCTCCCATGAAGACAATGGATAAGTTTGCATCAGATTATGCAAAAGTAGAAAATGTAGCTGGCTGCATTCTCCCACGGCcaactttctgagggccacattctagcACTGGGTGGAGCCAAAACCAAAGTGGCCATGGCCAGAGAGAGCAGTGAGTGGAGCCACCACCCACTAGCTCACACTGCACAAATCCATTCACACCGTGCGTGTATACAGGCGCATACCCATACTCATTATTCTCTCACAAACATATACTTTGAGTCTCACATTCTACCCTTCTTACCCTGCTGTAGTCAGGCTGGAAAAATGCCTTCTAGTCAAGGGGAGTAGTTTTTGCCAGAGATGTTGCAGCACAGAGAGAGAATTAACCCTTCTCTTCAGAGCTGTgagccttcctccccccccccatgctccctGTACAATAAAGCTTCAAAAAAAGAGTCTTCTATAGGCTTTAATAGATGGCCTtcctgtcatgtgacaaaggtatttgagagcagaagcagtaaaggAGTCTAGAAATGCTGTGAAATGCTGAAAAGCTGCACAATCCCTCAGCATGCTGAATCACTGTGACTCATCTTGAGGATGACTCATTATCTGTATAAGTattgtatctgcttgcaggcagtGTCTCAGTCCcagtccctctccctccctccctctctctctctctctctctgtgtgtgtgtgtgtgtgagtcagAGTATGGTGGAGCCTGTGCTCTGTGAAGCCTGTGCCCAATGGAGCCTCTGTGTGACTCAgtaactctgtgtatgctctgaagctagtttaatcttctgttcactatgcagttatttgcaaacaagtttattttaactcagtaaagcttttattcttttactgaagaAGGCTGTGTTATTAATTTATGCTGCGCATCACTTCCCCCCAATCTAATTGCTGGAGCTGGGCGGGCAGGGCAAGGGGGTGCTGTGGGCCAGAAGAAGAGGGGCCATGGGCTCCATCCAGCTCATAGGCCACTGTTTCCCTGATAAATGCCTCTCTATGGTTTGTAAATGCAGTGGCCAGAATGCAAAGAACCCCATGATTTTAATCTGTGCAAGGAGGCTCTGGATGCCCACTGTGCAAAACATCCATCTCTCCACCTCCCATGGTTGCATGGCCAGATATTTAGGAATCTGAGAGGAGTTTTGAAAGGAGGGCATCTGCTGTGCAAAGCAAAAATGTCGTATTAAGTGTGTTCAAGTCCCGAAAGTGACTTTCTAGCTTGGGATTTAGCCTTTTCTCTTTTCTGCATGTGCTACTTCTTCTTATCAAGTCTTCCTTTGTCGGTGTCATGGCTGGTGCCCAATCCCGTGGGGAAGGCGGGAAGGCAGCCatttcaggaccatggatagctcaAAGTGAGTTAAGCTGGGAGCACTGAGGCCTTTTAAGCCCCTGGCTCCAGTCTGCCTCCTCTGGGCTCCTTTCCCTTGTGGAGAACTTCAAAGCCTTAAAGGACACTTCTCCTCTATTTCATAGCCAGGGAGGTATCTGGTTCTTCTGCAGCCTCCAACTCTTTGGATTGCTGCTGGATTCTGGAACCATGGTATGTAGACTATTGCTTGGGAGTAAGTACCACTGATTTTGATCTGAATGACTCCAGAGTCAATGCATGCAAGTATTGTTGCTTGCTCTCTCATGAGCCACTCATATGTTCTTCAATCCTTCCTCCAAATGCTACCCCACAGACCCAGGAGACCAACGGGGCTTGAGACATCCCAGACTGCTTTCCCTAGCACAAACCGAAACCTGCATGTATTACCTGCAAGGAACAGCAGCCAAAGGAAATGCCTCATTATGAGTCCATGCAAGTGCAAAGCCTGGGAAAGGAAAAGTGGATTATTACTTAGAGCCTTCACTCATTCACATTATGCTTCTCagtaggggaggagggaggaggaggaggatggaatggaaccagtgtggtgtagtggttaaggtgtcagactaggacctgggtgaTCAGGGATCATAGGCTAATTAAGACAGCAGGTTGGAATCTAGACACatgaaaatgctgtgaaaatgcattttaaagagagttttgaaaaatatattgattttTCCATAAGCTCCCCATCaacatctagtgtcacatttgtataacgcacataaaatgttacatttgcagctgtatagctgagtcccaagtaaCTAGAGTCTTCCCAGCACTATAATTTGCAGGGTGCCCAGGGAAAAAtatacctttttttgtttttaaaaggagaggGAGCTGCAAGAGACaccattagttgttgttgttgttgttgttgttatatttgtaTGTTGCCCATCTGActcagttgccccagccactctgtgcagctccaaacagaatattaaaaacatgatgaaacatcaaacattaaaaacttccctaaacagggctgccttcaaatgccttctaaaagtcaaatagttgtttatttccttgacatctgatgggagggcattgactaccaagaaggccctctgcctgattccctctaacctcacttcttgcagttaaggaactgccagaaggccctcagtgcttgatctcagtatctgggctgagcaatggtggtggagaccttcaggtatatagggcctccttcaggtatatagggccaaagtcatttagagctttaaaggtcagcatcaacactttgaattgtgctcggaaacgtactgagagccaatgtagatcctatAAGACCGGCGTTATATGGTCCTgatggccattcccagtcaccggTTTAGCAGccacattctgaattaattgtagtttccaagtcaccttctgTATGCTTACACTAAGCATACAGGTATTGTCCAGGTAGATGGTTAGAGTCCAGTTTTGAGAGCTAGGGAGGcatgctgcatgcaaagcaagagtTGTCAGGAGTTGTTAAGATTTGTGGAAATCTGTCCCATGTGGTGAATCGCTGAACTGCAGATGGTACTGCAGGCACTCTCAGGCACTGGGCTAAGTCCACCAGCCCAGTCTGGGCATTGGAAACTCTGGGATCTAGGAAGAATTTCCTGTGTCAAGTGAGCCTCGCTCAAGCCATGTGGTCTTTTTCAGCTCAAGTATGGTCCTGTATATTTATTGCTCCTGACTTGT contains:
- the LOC128419227 gene encoding B-cell receptor CD22-like encodes the protein MRHFLWLLFLAGYIYCDYPLRISPDTLVAWKGSCVVIPCQISETHHSAKVRATAVAWFFQPVWDNSSFDYDGSLLYDSSKRRKGNAMAVSPAFQDRVKFIGNLGKRDCSLVITQLQTKDSGTYGARVVASVGNYNWRNKWFRNATVNVIDSPKGVHVGIMNDLPIKEGDTVVLCCSSGRNYSRDNWYNWVKSDHHSVEHKYSASELLIFPATYEPVTSYECEACNNAGCTLSQMVTVDVHCE